A region from the uncultured Ilyobacter sp. genome encodes:
- a CDS encoding branched-chain amino acid aminotransferase, with translation MNKEIDWKELGFSYIKADYSFISYYKDGKWDDGNLVSDDKITISQASTCLHYGQQCFEGLKAYRHKNGEICMFRPDENSKRLNRSCERILMPAVPEEFFIEACKRVVKANERFVPPYGSGATLYIRPYVIGIGDNIGVSPAKEYIFGIFVMPVGPYFKGGMSPVNFITSEYDRAAPMGTGSVKVGGNYAGSLMPHEEAVKQGYADCIYLDPATHTKIEEVGAANFFGITKDNVFVTPKSPSILQSITRKSLLHIAENYLGMKVEERDVPIDSIDEFIEAGACGTAAVISPIGAVSHKGKKYVFHSETEVGEVTKELYNTLTGIQAGDVEAPEGWIEKVNL, from the coding sequence ATGAATAAAGAGATTGACTGGAAAGAATTGGGGTTTAGCTATATCAAGGCAGACTATAGTTTTATCTCATACTACAAAGATGGAAAATGGGATGATGGAAATCTTGTGTCAGATGACAAGATCACCATAAGTCAGGCTTCTACATGTCTTCACTATGGACAGCAGTGTTTTGAGGGATTAAAGGCTTACAGACATAAAAATGGGGAAATATGCATGTTTAGACCTGATGAAAATTCAAAAAGACTCAATAGAAGCTGCGAAAGAATACTTATGCCTGCAGTACCGGAAGAGTTTTTTATAGAGGCATGTAAAAGAGTGGTAAAGGCAAACGAAAGATTTGTTCCTCCATATGGAAGTGGAGCGACACTTTATATAAGACCTTATGTTATAGGTATAGGTGATAATATAGGGGTTTCTCCTGCTAAGGAATATATATTCGGGATTTTTGTAATGCCAGTGGGACCTTATTTCAAAGGCGGAATGAGTCCGGTTAATTTCATAACTTCAGAATATGACCGAGCGGCTCCTATGGGGACAGGTTCTGTAAAAGTCGGAGGAAATTACGCAGGAAGTTTGATGCCGCATGAGGAAGCTGTAAAACAGGGATATGCTGACTGTATATATCTAGATCCTGCCACACATACAAAAATAGAGGAGGTTGGGGCAGCAAATTTCTTTGGAATTACAAAGGATAATGTTTTTGTAACACCTAAGTCACCTTCTATTTTACAGAGTATTACAAGAAAGTCATTGCTACACATTGCAGAAAACTATCTCGGGATGAAGGTAGAGGAAAGAGACGTACCTATAGACAGTATCGACGAGTTTATAGAGGCCGGGGCCTGCGGGACAGCAGCGGTGATATCTCCCATAGGAGCAGTAAGCCACAAGGGTAAAAAATATGTTTTCCACAGTGAAACTGAAGTTGGAGAGGTTACAAAGGAATTATATAATACTCTAACAGGAATACAGGCTGGAGATGTTGAGGCTCCTGAGGGTTGGATAGAAAAGGTAAACTTATAA
- the gdhA gene encoding NADP-specific glutamate dehydrogenase: MSILSEVLSDVKKRDPYEPEFHQAVEEVFESLEPVAKMHPEWVEAGIFQRIVEPERQITFRVPWMDDNGKVQVNRGIRVQFNSAIGPYKGGLRFHPSVYPGIIKFLGFEQIFKNSLTGLPMGGGKGGSDFDPKGKSDREVMRFCQSFMLELSRYIGADTDVPAGDIGVGKREIGYMFGMYKKIKNEFTGVLTGKGLNYGGSLVRTQATGYGVCYFMEEALNTLKNKSFKGSTVVVSGSGNVAIYAAEKASQLGGKVVAMSDSKGYIYDPEGIDLETVKKIKEVERKRIDEYLKYHPKAVYTEGSFGIWSVKCDIALPCATQNELDENAAKTLIENGCFAVGEGANMPCTPEAVHIFIKKNLVFAPGKASNAGGVATSGLEMSQNSMRYSWTFEEVDSKLKEIMKEIFRNTHETAKKYGFENNLVAGANIAGFVKVASAMYDQGIAY; encoded by the coding sequence ATGAGTATATTATCAGAAGTTCTTTCAGATGTAAAAAAAAGAGATCCATATGAACCTGAATTTCACCAGGCTGTAGAAGAGGTCTTTGAATCACTAGAACCTGTTGCAAAAATGCATCCCGAATGGGTTGAGGCTGGAATATTTCAGAGAATAGTCGAACCTGAAAGACAGATAACTTTCAGAGTTCCGTGGATGGATGACAATGGAAAAGTACAGGTAAACAGAGGTATAAGAGTCCAGTTCAATAGTGCCATCGGTCCCTATAAAGGGGGACTCAGATTTCATCCCTCTGTATATCCCGGAATTATAAAATTTTTAGGATTTGAACAGATTTTTAAAAATTCCCTAACAGGACTCCCCATGGGAGGAGGAAAGGGTGGCTCGGATTTTGATCCCAAAGGAAAGTCAGACAGAGAGGTAATGAGATTCTGTCAGAGCTTCATGCTAGAGTTGTCTAGATATATAGGGGCAGATACAGATGTACCTGCAGGTGATATAGGGGTCGGTAAAAGAGAGATCGGCTATATGTTCGGAATGTACAAAAAAATTAAAAATGAATTTACAGGAGTATTAACCGGGAAGGGACTCAATTACGGAGGCAGTCTTGTGAGAACACAAGCAACAGGCTACGGGGTATGTTACTTCATGGAAGAGGCATTAAATACCCTCAAGAACAAATCCTTCAAAGGCTCCACCGTTGTTGTATCTGGATCTGGAAATGTAGCTATCTACGCTGCAGAAAAAGCATCTCAGCTAGGTGGCAAGGTTGTGGCTATGAGTGATTCAAAGGGTTATATTTATGACCCTGAGGGGATAGATCTAGAGACTGTGAAAAAAATAAAAGAGGTGGAAAGAAAAAGAATAGATGAATATCTGAAATACCATCCAAAGGCAGTATATACAGAGGGAAGTTTTGGTATATGGAGTGTCAAATGTGACATTGCCCTTCCTTGTGCCACTCAGAATGAACTGGACGAAAATGCCGCCAAGACTCTTATTGAAAACGGATGCTTTGCAGTGGGAGAGGGGGCAAATATGCCTTGCACTCCAGAGGCCGTTCACATTTTTATAAAAAAGAATCTTGTCTTTGCTCCTGGAAAAGCATCCAATGCAGGGGGGGTAGCCACTTCAGGTCTTGAAATGAGTCAAAACAGCATGAGATATTCGTGGACTTTTGAAGAGGTCGATTCAAAATTAAAAGAGATTATGAAAGAGATCTTCAGAAATACACATGAGACGGCAAAAAAATATGGTTTTGAAAATAATCTGGTAGCCGGTGCAAACATTGCTGGATTTGTGAAAGTAGCAAGTGCAATGTACGACCAGGGAATTGCATATTAA
- the trxA gene encoding thioredoxin: MSKVIQLDEATFKTEVLEGKGVVLVDFWASWCGPCKMLGPILEELSEEVTANICKVNVDEYSGLAAEYGIRSIPTMIVFKDGEKVDQLVGLMQKPALKEKIESY, from the coding sequence ATGAGTAAAGTTATCCAGTTAGACGAAGCTACATTTAAAACAGAAGTACTAGAAGGAAAGGGAGTCGTATTAGTAGACTTCTGGGCATCTTGGTGTGGACCTTGTAAAATGCTGGGACCAATTTTAGAGGAACTTTCAGAAGAAGTTACAGCCAATATATGTAAGGTGAATGTTGATGAGTATTCAGGTCTTGCAGCTGAATACGGAATCAGAAGCATACCTACGATGATAGTGTTTAAAGACGGAGAAAAAGTAGATCAATTGGTAGGCCTTATGCAAAAGCCTGCTCTTAAAGAAAAAATAGAATCATATTAA